The following are from one region of the Stanieria cyanosphaera PCC 7437 genome:
- a CDS encoding two-partner secretion domain-containing protein → MKQIWFSFPLAGTITIGSLFVLPFASAQISPDGTLPTQINRQGNVWEITGGGQAGNNLFHSFKDFSIPTGNEAFFNNASDIVNILNRVTGGNLSNIDGLLKANGNANLFLINPAGIIFGKNASLNIGGSFFGSTADGLLFDDGTEFSAINTDTPPLLTINAPIGLNLRGNNSATITSQGNLTVIKDLTLAGGNLDLQGQLQAGENITFRATDTVKIRDSKVNPFIASAGGKLLIEGSQAIDIFTLNHPNSGFFSGSDLVLRSNNAINGDAHYYSGGSFQIQQLDGSLGNLFSLYDPVIKTAGDVSFQSYQGASLHIFAGGKIEVAGNITITDTDTTANSIQENVTLSDGETIIGIDGSSKPTLDLRAGTTAFNPPEVTGELTGFTSNLIVANPTSADLIIGGNITNNGGTVFLTNQYQPNPNLPAGTIQVGGINTSNAFGDGGDVIIDSRGGVNLQGNVDSSAFKNAEIRTLVNQPSNSIITANAGDGGAITIFANDDISGQNLNSFSQVRFNLATDVQSQADIQGLIPTQATATSGNGGAITIKSNGNLNLNILNSSSSVTANANILNPNNFSLINSSLDFNVGNGGKVELNANGNLTTNVIDSSVFAFFNLNNRVEAIDTNGINRESQINLNANATIGSAGAVDLISGGDLNLGLVRSSVGAIARINNVAQVFGTNPALSSINNPTTARANVQLNLNSELEGNGGAIILSSGGAINAGELNSSLFNTSNATSIGNAVADNDTTVSAFANHDVAINSNAKGQNGVISLSALGNVNLDNINFVASTNQATNQLTPIARSLTPNAKANSNVTGTNNVRLSRSDVNLQAIAIETGGNLNLGDIFAQEINLTAAGNLTTGSLLSNGDINLTSTNGSIRTANLNATENQINLNAQQDIVIAIAKGDLNLSNASFISNGGDITIQADNINLNNTKLENNNAGNINLTTDGVITLRNDSTLFTNNPESQINLNAKYVIASPSQNDGNDIIANNEGTITFNVDSVFNLQQRPQNSDANDIVGNSVIGLDETFAIVVPDLDFSEEIQFSGNYLIPEALTKLNCPATTPQTAEDLKIVTSQGVIYPAQGIVRQPDGTVILTAEPTPNTPQRNPNLPVNCN, encoded by the coding sequence GTTTCACAGTTTTAAAGATTTTTCTATACCGACTGGCAATGAGGCATTCTTTAATAATGCATCTGATATAGTTAATATTCTTAATCGTGTTACTGGTGGAAATTTATCTAACATCGATGGTTTATTAAAAGCGAATGGTAATGCCAATTTATTTTTAATTAATCCTGCGGGAATTATTTTTGGTAAAAATGCTTCATTAAATATTGGTGGTTCTTTTTTTGGCTCTACGGCTGATGGTTTGTTGTTTGATGATGGTACAGAATTTAGTGCGATCAATACTGATACACCGCCTCTTTTAACTATTAATGCACCAATTGGCTTAAATTTAAGAGGAAATAATTCTGCAACTATTACGAGTCAAGGCAATTTAACTGTCATTAAAGATTTAACTCTTGCTGGTGGCAATTTAGATTTACAAGGGCAATTACAAGCAGGAGAAAATATAACTTTTCGGGCAACTGATACAGTAAAAATTAGAGATAGTAAAGTTAATCCTTTTATTGCTAGTGCTGGTGGGAAATTATTAATTGAAGGTAGTCAAGCTATTGATATCTTTACTCTTAATCATCCGAATAGTGGCTTTTTTTCTGGTAGTGATTTAGTTTTACGTAGTAATAATGCTATCAATGGCGATGCTCATTACTATAGTGGTGGTAGCTTTCAAATCCAACAATTGGATGGCAGTTTAGGTAATTTATTTAGTCTCTACGATCCTGTAATTAAAACCGCAGGAGACGTTAGTTTTCAAAGTTATCAAGGCGCATCTTTACATATCTTTGCTGGTGGCAAAATTGAGGTTGCTGGAAATATTACCATTACAGATACAGATACCACAGCTAATTCAATTCAAGAAAACGTCACTCTTTCTGATGGTGAAACGATAATCGGAATAGATGGTAGTAGCAAACCAACTTTAGATTTGAGGGCAGGTACTACGGCATTTAATCCACCTGAAGTTACTGGGGAACTTACTGGTTTTACTTCCAATCTTATTGTAGCAAATCCAACTAGTGCAGATTTAATTATTGGTGGCAATATTACTAATAATGGCGGTACGGTTTTTCTAACTAATCAGTATCAACCAAATCCTAATTTACCCGCAGGAACGATTCAGGTAGGAGGCATTAACACTAGCAATGCTTTTGGGGATGGAGGCGATGTCATCATTGACTCTCGTGGTGGCGTTAATCTTCAAGGTAATGTTGATTCTTCTGCTTTCAAAAATGCTGAAATCAGAACTTTAGTTAATCAGCCAAGTAATTCTATAATTACAGCTAATGCTGGTGATGGTGGGGCAATTACAATTTTTGCTAATGATGATATTAGTGGTCAAAATTTAAATTCATTTTCTCAAGTTCGGTTTAATTTAGCTACTGATGTTCAAAGTCAAGCTGATATTCAAGGTCTAATACCAACTCAAGCAACAGCTACATCTGGTAACGGTGGTGCAATTACAATTAAAAGCAATGGTAACTTAAACTTAAATATTTTAAATTCTTCTTCTTCTGTTACTGCCAATGCAAATATTTTAAATCCTAATAATTTTTCTTTGATTAATAGTTCTCTTGATTTTAATGTTGGTAATGGAGGCAAAGTTGAACTTAATGCTAATGGTAATCTAACTACTAATGTAATTGATTCTTCTGTTTTTGCTTTCTTTAATCTCAACAACCGAGTAGAAGCTATCGATACCAATGGTATTAATCGTGAATCTCAAATTAATCTTAATGCCAATGCAACTATTGGTTCAGCAGGGGCAGTAGATTTAATCAGTGGAGGTGATTTAAACTTAGGATTGGTAAGGTCTTCAGTAGGCGCGATCGCAAGAATCAACAATGTTGCTCAAGTTTTTGGTACTAATCCAGCCTTGAGTTCTATCAATAATCCTACTACTGCTCGTGCTAATGTTCAACTCAATCTTAATAGTGAATTAGAAGGTAACGGTGGTGCAATTATCCTATCTAGTGGTGGCGCTATTAATGCTGGCGAATTAAATTCTTCTTTATTTAATACTTCTAATGCTACTTCGATTGGCAATGCTGTAGCTGATAACGATACCACTGTTTCAGCATTTGCTAACCATGATGTTGCTATTAATAGTAATGCTAAGGGTCAAAATGGTGTTATTTCTCTTAGTGCCTTAGGAAATGTCAACTTAGACAATATAAATTTTGTTGCTTCTACAAATCAAGCTACTAACCAGTTAACACCGATTGCTAGATCTTTAACTCCTAATGCCAAAGCGAATAGTAATGTAACAGGAACAAATAATGTTCGCCTATCTAGATCTGATGTTAATTTACAAGCGATCGCAATTGAAACAGGAGGTAATCTTAATCTAGGAGATATTTTTGCCCAAGAAATTAATTTAACCGCAGCAGGAAATTTAACTACAGGTTCGCTTTTATCGAACGGAGATATCAATCTTACTAGTACTAATGGTTCAATTAGGACAGCAAATCTTAATGCTACAGAAAATCAGATTAACTTAAATGCTCAACAAGATATTGTAATTGCTATTGCTAAAGGAGATTTAAATCTTAGTAATGCTTCGTTTATTAGTAATGGAGGAGATATTACTATTCAAGCAGATAACATTAACTTAAATAATACCAAGCTTGAAAATAACAATGCAGGTAATATTAATCTCACCACTGATGGTGTTATCACTCTCCGAAACGACAGCACTCTCTTTACTAACAATCCTGAAAGTCAAATTAATCTTAACGCTAAATATGTGATTGCTTCTCCCAGTCAGAACGATGGTAACGATATCATTGCTAACAATGAAGGTACGATTACTTTTAATGTTGATTCAGTGTTTAATCTTCAACAACGTCCTCAAAATTCTGATGCTAATGATATTGTTGGTAATTCTGTGATTGGTTTAGATGAAACTTTTGCCATTGTAGTTCCTGATCTAGACTTCAGTGAAGAAATCCAATTTTCAGGAAACTATCTCATTCCTGAAGCACTAACCAAATTAAATTGCCCTGCTACTACTCCTCAAACAGCAGAAGACTTAAAAATAGTTACCTCTCAAGGCGTAATTTATCCTGCCCAAGGAATAGTACGTCAACCAGATGGCACAGTTATTTTAACTGCTGAACCTACTCCTAATACTCCTCAACGTAATCCCAATCTTCCTGTTAATTGTAATTGA
- a CDS encoding RNA-guided endonuclease InsQ/TnpB family protein, producing the protein MYKAYKYRIYPTQEQKKLLAQHLGNVRWFWNYALNKSETTYRETGKGLTRNAIQKLLPELKKEYEWLGLCYSQCLQVVALNLSTAYKNFFEKRGGYPRYKSKKGRQSIQYPQNVKLEGDYLKLPGAVGKIYCRLSRNFEGTIKTTTISLTPSGQYYASILVDDGKAIPQASKEGKAIGIDVGVTDIAVTSDNEKFSNPKWMAKHEKNRIRKERKFTRKQKGSKRRDKARIIVAKVHNHIANCRSDFLHKLSRRIVDENQVICVESLNVKAMTKNRKLSRAISQVGWGMLCTMLKYKAEWEGKTYIEVDRFFPSSKTCSHCYHKVEELPLNIRSWQCPKCNTQHDRDINAATNIRDEGLRILSVGRIDRGVTRRATAHSNLRTAQGRTVRLTSVSKGD; encoded by the coding sequence ATGTACAAAGCGTACAAATACAGAATCTATCCAACACAAGAACAAAAAAAACTTCTAGCCCAACACCTGGGTAATGTTAGGTGGTTTTGGAACTATGCTTTGAACAAGAGTGAAACGACCTATCGAGAAACAGGTAAAGGACTTACTAGGAATGCTATTCAAAAACTCTTACCAGAACTCAAGAAAGAATATGAATGGTTAGGTCTTTGTTACTCTCAATGCCTACAAGTAGTGGCACTGAACTTAAGCACCGCTTATAAAAACTTCTTTGAGAAGCGAGGCGGTTATCCTCGTTATAAATCCAAGAAAGGTAGGCAATCAATACAGTATCCTCAAAATGTAAAGTTAGAAGGTGATTATCTAAAATTACCTGGAGCAGTAGGTAAAATCTATTGCCGTCTAAGCAGAAATTTTGAAGGTACTATCAAGACTACTACTATCTCACTAACACCTTCGGGTCAATACTATGCTTCTATCTTGGTAGATGATGGTAAAGCTATACCTCAAGCATCTAAAGAAGGAAAAGCAATCGGGATTGATGTTGGTGTTACTGATATAGCTGTTACGAGTGATAACGAGAAGTTTAGTAATCCTAAATGGATGGCTAAACATGAGAAGAATCGCATTCGTAAAGAACGCAAATTCACTCGTAAGCAGAAAGGTTCTAAGCGTAGAGATAAAGCACGCATAATTGTCGCTAAAGTTCATAACCATATCGCTAACTGTCGTTCGGATTTCTTACACAAACTATCCCGTAGAATAGTTGATGAAAACCAAGTCATTTGTGTTGAGAGTCTAAATGTCAAAGCAATGACTAAAAATAGAAAACTTAGTAGAGCTATCTCCCAAGTAGGTTGGGGTATGCTTTGTACTATGTTGAAATATAAGGCTGAATGGGAAGGTAAAACCTATATTGAAGTAGATAGATTCTTCCCATCTAGTAAAACTTGTAGTCATTGCTATCATAAAGTTGAAGAATTACCTCTGAATATTAGAAGCTGGCAATGTCCTAAATGTAATACGCAACATGACAGGGATATCAACGCAGCTACTAATATTAGAGATGAGGGACTACGGATATTATCGGTGGGACGCATCGATAGAGGAGTTACGCGCCGTGCGACGGCGCATAGTAACCTCCGTACTGCTCAGGGACGCACTGTAAGACTAACTTCGGTTAGCAAGGGCGATTGA
- a CDS encoding ABC transporter ATP-binding protein, which produces MNQSLKQKLKGVFRFLPALRLVWQASPVWTTTHVVLIIIQGIIPIILLYLTKLIIDTVTVSVTTTNKESLFQKLVFFIILTGVATLINVFCSAIGELVKTAQSRKVTDYMSSILHAKSIEVDLEYYENPQYFDTLQRAQQEAIYRPNIILGNLVWVAQNFISLVTMVGLLLSLHWGIGGILFVAAIPSVLVRIKFTEILFHWQRKQTAMERQGQYLSWLLTGDNFAKEIRLFNLGNIFSQQYDTLRKKLYQENLNISTKRSFANVAAQSLAALLMLAAYSYIIYQAFLGIIRIGDLVIYREALQRGQSALTGLLGSLSSLYEDNLFLSNLYEFLDLKPNIVQPANPKPVPKPIQKGIVFERVSFQYANSQRQAIKDINLTLGAGEVIALVGENGSGKTTLIKLLCRLYEPTSGNITVDGINLNQLDTTAWRREVSVIFQDYVKYHFTAAENIRLGNVEIPANDQSVVSAAMLSGAHDVITRLPQSYHTVLGKLFNQGEELSIGQWQKVALARAFLRKSQIIVLDEPTSAMDPKAEYEVFENFRQLIKGQAAILISHRLSTVKMADRIYVMDQGSIVESGTHEELIQLQGSYAYLFETQAQNYR; this is translated from the coding sequence ATGAACCAAAGTCTCAAACAAAAACTTAAAGGAGTATTCCGTTTTTTACCCGCATTACGATTAGTTTGGCAAGCTAGTCCGGTCTGGACTACTACTCACGTTGTACTGATTATAATTCAGGGTATCATTCCGATTATCTTGTTATATCTGACAAAGCTAATTATTGATACAGTAACAGTTAGTGTTACCACTACAAACAAAGAAAGCTTATTTCAGAAATTAGTTTTTTTTATTATCTTGACTGGAGTAGCTACATTAATTAATGTCTTTTGTAGTGCGATCGGAGAATTAGTTAAGACTGCTCAATCTCGGAAAGTTACCGACTATATGAGTAGTATACTTCATGCCAAATCAATTGAAGTAGATTTAGAATATTATGAAAATCCTCAATATTTTGATACTCTACAAAGGGCGCAACAAGAAGCTATTTATCGACCGAATATAATTTTAGGAAATTTAGTTTGGGTTGCTCAAAATTTTATCTCTTTAGTAACGATGGTTGGATTACTTTTATCTCTTCATTGGGGGATTGGAGGTATTTTATTTGTAGCAGCAATTCCTTCAGTATTAGTCAGAATAAAATTCACTGAAATCCTTTTCCATTGGCAACGCAAGCAAACTGCAATGGAACGACAAGGACAATATTTAAGTTGGTTATTAACTGGAGATAACTTTGCTAAAGAAATTCGTTTATTTAATTTAGGAAATATTTTCAGTCAACAGTATGATACCTTACGAAAAAAACTCTATCAAGAAAATCTGAATATTAGTACTAAACGTTCTTTTGCGAATGTAGCTGCTCAATCTTTAGCTGCTTTGTTGATGCTCGCTGCTTATAGTTATATTATCTATCAAGCTTTTTTGGGGATTATTCGCATTGGTGATTTAGTAATTTATCGCGAAGCACTGCAACGAGGACAAAGTGCTTTAACTGGTCTTTTGGGTAGTTTATCCTCACTTTACGAAGATAATCTTTTTTTAAGTAATCTATACGAATTTTTAGATTTAAAACCAAATATTGTCCAACCCGCTAACCCTAAACCAGTTCCTAAACCAATCCAAAAGGGGATTGTATTTGAGCGCGTTAGTTTTCAATATGCTAATAGTCAACGACAAGCAATTAAAGACATTAATCTGACTCTTGGAGCAGGTGAAGTGATTGCTTTAGTAGGAGAAAATGGGTCAGGGAAAACTACTTTAATCAAACTTCTTTGTCGTTTATATGAACCCACTAGCGGGAACATTACTGTCGATGGTATTAATTTAAATCAGTTAGATACTACTGCTTGGCGACGTGAAGTTAGTGTGATTTTTCAAGATTATGTCAAATATCACTTTACCGCAGCAGAAAACATCCGCTTAGGTAATGTAGAAATCCCTGCAAACGACCAAAGCGTTGTCTCAGCAGCCATGTTGTCTGGAGCGCATGATGTTATCACTCGATTACCTCAAAGTTATCATACGGTTTTAGGTAAATTATTTAATCAAGGGGAAGAATTAAGTATCGGTCAATGGCAAAAAGTAGCTTTAGCGCGAGCTTTTTTAAGAAAATCCCAAATTATTGTCTTGGACGAACCTACTAGCGCAATGGATCCTAAAGCGGAATATGAAGTCTTTGAAAATTTTCGTCAACTGATTAAAGGACAAGCAGCTATTTTAATTAGTCATCGTTTATCTACAGTCAAAATGGCTGATCGCATCTATGTAATGGATCAAGGTTCAATTGTTGAAAGTGGTACTCATGAAGAATTAATCCAACTTCAAGGCAGTTACGCTTATTTATTTGAAACTCAAGCTCAAAATTATCGTTAA
- a CDS encoding methyltransferase domain-containing protein, which translates to MSYSLVQGQQFMALDLRRNQAYWEALKQVITPESVVLDLGAGLGTLGLLAAQLGAKKVYLIEPEDVINVAGEIAKANGYDNVVCLQGKIEEVQLPEAVDVIISVFTGNFLLQEDLLPSLFYARDKYLKPNGVMIPQAAVMEAVPASIPDFYQKNIACWSEIHLGINLSVARSYVSNSIYYSQKELSNAQYLAQPTKLLAMDFHSCNNTNCEIEITQTIIESGCCHGWIGWFAMQLGDKWLSTAPHEPHLHWSAAFLPLDPPLELEAGEEVKFKLQRPAFGDWSWKVKTDTTSQQHSTFFALPMTLKKMKKFSPQYQPSLNDKGKAARYVLSNIDGKLSVEQLTIQLTKDYPQLFKESKKALNFVRNLIAGFS; encoded by the coding sequence ATGAGTTATTCTTTAGTCCAGGGTCAGCAATTTATGGCTCTAGATCTGCGACGCAACCAAGCTTATTGGGAAGCTTTAAAACAAGTTATTACTCCTGAAAGTGTAGTTTTAGATTTAGGTGCAGGGTTAGGAACTTTAGGTTTATTAGCAGCACAATTAGGAGCAAAAAAAGTTTATCTAATCGAACCAGAAGATGTTATTAATGTTGCAGGTGAAATTGCCAAAGCTAACGGCTATGATAATGTTGTTTGTTTACAGGGAAAGATTGAAGAAGTTCAACTTCCCGAAGCAGTTGATGTAATTATTTCTGTGTTTACGGGGAACTTTTTACTGCAAGAAGACTTATTACCTTCTTTATTTTATGCACGGGATAAATATCTCAAACCTAATGGAGTAATGATTCCTCAAGCAGCAGTAATGGAAGCTGTTCCCGCGTCAATTCCAGACTTTTATCAAAAAAATATTGCTTGTTGGTCAGAAATTCATTTAGGAATCAATCTTAGTGTTGCTCGTAGTTATGTTAGCAACTCAATTTATTATTCTCAAAAAGAATTAAGTAACGCTCAGTATCTTGCCCAACCTACTAAGTTACTAGCAATGGATTTCCATAGTTGCAATAATACCAACTGTGAAATCGAAATTACTCAGACAATTATCGAGTCTGGATGCTGTCATGGTTGGATAGGTTGGTTTGCCATGCAGTTAGGAGACAAATGGCTCTCTACTGCGCCCCATGAACCCCATTTACATTGGTCTGCTGCATTTTTACCACTAGATCCTCCTTTAGAATTAGAAGCTGGAGAAGAAGTAAAATTTAAACTGCAAAGACCTGCTTTTGGTGATTGGAGTTGGAAAGTTAAAACTGATACCACATCACAGCAACATTCCACTTTCTTTGCCTTACCGATGACTCTTAAAAAGATGAAAAAATTCTCTCCTCAGTATCAACCTAGTCTTAATGATAAAGGTAAAGCAGCGCGATATGTTTTAAGCAATATAGATGGAAAATTGTCTGTAGAACAATTAACTATTCAATTAACTAAAGACTATCCCCAATTGTTTAAAGAATCGAAAAAAGCCCTCAACTTTGTGAGAAACTTAATTGCAGGTTTCAGTTAG
- a CDS encoding phosphoenolpyruvate carboxykinase (ATP) produces MSNLNLFGQINTTKKTNLLDKVFKLAIHEIDQITHNIQLKIEFTTQMPNIKSAGYFFKVDFPESNSIRYWIDWIEDLGAWIEADGKTATILVKESASIEQIEYSTVTCLASHIAATCLCLQGQIAIHANVIAINDLAVAFVGDSGKGKSTLTAYCASRGVGFVTDDVLVIDRQGFALPGSPRIKLFPSTADILGLDTSQETAYKIHYKPEFLGAKIQTQPLPLKCIYLLEESFEDIYSELLTSGLAMMELIKNSYHTSIIIKDNLQLFDDYINLIKTISVKKIFYPRNLDRLSEVYDFIVREVNQFNN; encoded by the coding sequence ATGTCTAACTTAAATTTGTTCGGACAAATTAATACTACAAAAAAAACAAATTTGCTTGATAAAGTTTTTAAACTTGCTATCCATGAGATTGATCAGATTACTCATAATATTCAGCTAAAAATTGAGTTTACTACTCAAATGCCCAATATCAAAAGTGCTGGTTACTTCTTTAAAGTTGATTTTCCTGAATCTAATTCAATTCGCTACTGGATAGACTGGATCGAAGATTTAGGAGCTTGGATTGAAGCAGACGGAAAAACAGCAACTATTCTTGTTAAAGAATCAGCAAGCATAGAACAAATTGAATATTCTACAGTAACTTGTTTGGCTTCTCATATTGCAGCGACTTGTCTTTGTTTGCAAGGACAAATTGCCATTCATGCCAATGTCATCGCTATTAACGATTTAGCTGTTGCTTTTGTGGGTGATTCGGGTAAAGGTAAATCTACTTTAACTGCTTATTGTGCTAGTAGAGGTGTGGGTTTTGTTACTGATGATGTCTTAGTCATCGACAGGCAAGGTTTTGCTCTTCCAGGAAGTCCTAGAATTAAATTGTTTCCCAGTACGGCAGATATTTTAGGATTGGATACCAGCCAAGAAACTGCTTATAAAATTCATTACAAACCCGAATTTTTAGGGGCAAAAATTCAAACTCAGCCCTTACCTCTTAAATGTATTTATTTATTAGAAGAAAGTTTTGAAGATATTTATAGTGAATTGCTTACTTCTGGTCTGGCAATGATGGAATTAATTAAAAATAGCTATCACACTAGCATCATCATCAAAGACAATTTACAGCTTTTTGATGATTACATTAATTTAATAAAAACAATTTCCGTCAAAAAAATCTTTTATCCAAGAAATCTTGATCGTTTGTCTGAAGTTTACGATTTTATTGTTAGAGAAGTCAATCAATTTAATAATTAA
- a CDS encoding methyltransferase domain-containing protein — protein MNVIEYPLSLKLYKYSCSLLSKIQAALNVIFAGFWLGILNRKTLQLADRIFYDNDSMYQDEAYNRSGFWDWEVQAIQDYFESSKKILVAGAGGGREIYALHKSGYQADGFECNPNLVEFANNFLSKEGINSQVKIAPRDTCPTFNQVYDGLIVGWGAYTNIQGKQHRIEFLKQMRSQVKNQAPLLLSFFPRKGNNLSYKLIALIGNLIRSLPWAEKIELGDSLLPHRIFVHYFTKEEIEYELNEAGFKLIFFANDNYGYAIGVVIENN, from the coding sequence ATGAATGTTATTGAATATCCCCTAAGTCTCAAATTATATAAATATTCTTGTTCACTGTTAAGCAAAATTCAAGCTGCTTTAAATGTTATTTTTGCTGGTTTTTGGTTGGGAATTTTAAACCGCAAAACTTTACAATTAGCAGATCGCATTTTTTACGATAACGATTCGATGTATCAAGATGAAGCATATAATCGTAGTGGTTTTTGGGATTGGGAAGTTCAAGCTATTCAGGATTATTTTGAGTCATCTAAAAAAATTTTAGTTGCTGGTGCGGGGGGAGGTAGAGAAATCTATGCTTTACACAAGTCAGGATATCAAGCTGATGGTTTTGAATGCAATCCTAATTTGGTTGAGTTTGCTAATAACTTTTTAAGCAAAGAAGGAATTAATTCTCAGGTTAAAATTGCTCCTCGCGATACTTGCCCTACTTTTAATCAAGTATATGATGGCTTAATTGTTGGCTGGGGTGCTTATACAAATATACAAGGGAAACAACATCGCATTGAATTTCTCAAACAAATGCGCTCTCAGGTTAAAAATCAAGCTCCCTTATTATTATCTTTTTTTCCTCGCAAGGGTAATAATTTATCTTACAAATTAATTGCGCTCATCGGCAACTTAATTAGGAGCTTGCCTTGGGCTGAAAAAATTGAACTCGGCGACTCTTTATTACCTCATCGAATTTTTGTGCATTACTTTACTAAGGAAGAAATTGAATACGAACTAAACGAAGCTGGTTTTAAATTAATTTTTTTTGCTAATGATAATTATGGGTATGCAATAGGGGTTGTTATAGAAAATAATTAA
- a CDS encoding asparagine synthase-related protein — protein sequence MSGILGVWNSRKPTPWQKMLADLEVLGKDGRGDWHNSEINLSLGRTQFFNTPESCLEAPVIEYEGCVLVWDGRVDDRESLLADRSKVTDAQLIIESYRRWGVDCIKYLIGDFVFILWDASQDLLFVGCDALGRRTLAYYWDGQTLLLASRVLTLLLHPQVSRELDEVYVAHTICGSLAHPPGITAFKDLKRLLPGQALVLQSEQLQLQQIYQLTQPKSYLSPQSPEDCYEKFWYLLNKVVKDYLRSCRQPYTTLSGGLDSSTVTVSLLNHLPKVDAFSVTTDIYPEFDEREPIKAFLQRYPQVNWHPINCNDAWAFSEPWDKLPVVDDPFITCALPMNLRTMDLAKNQGFGLAFSGVWGDEFCYTLWADQMKAGNWKLFWQHFQESPRWYSWLWRQFFLPSLPASWQARWIALRLSSSKYNLPQWLNSNYAQSSQIHLAIQQRFQSSLVNSRVSAICQSLENTSSVGMNQLYKLLAATYQIEPVAPIGDRRMIEFANSIHPSLQIDNNYEKIFLRQANRETLPDRVRLRPKENYFDPLKYAGLGKGKQPLAIVAQAKENSYLASIIDFIQLEDSLNQYRKMYQQNYAPWQDVENKLSNQLLTSLTFCDWWLRVEKHYFN from the coding sequence ATGAGCGGAATTTTAGGTGTCTGGAATAGTCGAAAACCCACGCCCTGGCAAAAAATGCTAGCAGATTTAGAGGTTTTGGGTAAGGATGGACGAGGAGATTGGCACAATTCTGAAATAAACTTGAGTTTGGGACGTACTCAGTTCTTTAACACTCCTGAATCATGTCTAGAAGCACCCGTAATTGAGTATGAAGGATGTGTCTTAGTTTGGGATGGTAGAGTTGATGACCGTGAATCTTTACTTGCAGATCGTTCTAAAGTTACAGATGCTCAATTAATTATAGAAAGTTATCGTCGTTGGGGAGTTGATTGTATAAAGTACCTCATCGGCGATTTTGTTTTTATTCTTTGGGATGCTAGTCAAGATTTATTATTTGTCGGTTGTGATGCTTTAGGAAGACGCACTCTTGCTTACTATTGGGATGGTCAAACTTTATTGCTGGCATCGCGAGTATTAACTTTACTATTGCATCCCCAAGTGAGTCGAGAACTAGATGAAGTTTACGTTGCTCATACAATTTGTGGTAGCTTGGCACATCCTCCTGGTATTACAGCGTTTAAAGATTTAAAACGACTTCTTCCAGGTCAAGCTTTGGTCTTACAATCAGAACAATTACAACTACAACAAATTTATCAACTTACACAACCAAAGAGTTATTTATCTCCTCAGTCTCCAGAAGACTGCTATGAAAAATTTTGGTATCTCCTCAATAAGGTAGTCAAAGATTATTTACGTAGCTGTCGTCAGCCCTATACCACTCTTAGTGGAGGTTTAGATTCTAGTACGGTAACAGTCTCGCTGTTAAATCATCTACCAAAAGTTGATGCTTTTTCTGTTACTACAGATATTTATCCCGAATTTGACGAAAGAGAACCAATTAAAGCTTTTTTACAACGTTATCCTCAAGTTAACTGGCATCCGATTAACTGTAATGATGCTTGGGCGTTTAGCGAGCCTTGGGATAAGTTACCTGTAGTAGACGATCCTTTTATTACCTGTGCCTTACCGATGAATCTTCGCACAATGGATTTAGCTAAAAACCAAGGATTTGGATTGGCATTTTCTGGAGTTTGGGGAGATGAGTTTTGCTATACCTTGTGGGCGGATCAAATGAAAGCTGGTAATTGGAAACTGTTTTGGCAACATTTTCAAGAATCTCCACGATGGTATTCTTGGTTATGGCGACAGTTTTTTTTACCGTCTTTACCTGCATCTTGGCAAGCTCGCTGGATTGCTCTACGTTTATCTTCTAGCAAATATAATTTACCTCAATGGCTAAATTCTAACTACGCTCAATCTTCTCAGATTCATTTGGCAATACAACAACGCTTTCAATCTTCTTTAGTTAACAGTCGTGTATCGGCCATTTGTCAGTCGCTTGAAAATACAAGTTCTGTTGGTATGAACCAATTATACAAGCTGTTGGCAGCAACTTATCAAATTGAACCTGTTGCTCCAATCGGCGATCGCAGAATGATTGAGTTTGCTAATAGTATTCATCCTTCTTTACAAATAGATAACAATTACGAAAAAATCTTTTTACGCCAAGCTAACCGCGAAACTTTACCCGATCGAGTACGTTTGCGTCCTAAAGAAAATTATTTCGATCCTTTAAAATATGCGGGATTAGGGAAAGGAAAACAACCTCTAGCTATTGTCGCACAAGCCAAAGAAAATTCTTATTTAGCCAGTATTATTGATTTTATTCAATTAGAAGATTCTCTTAATCAATATCGAAAAATGTATCAGCAAAATTATGCACCTTGGCAAGATGTTGAGAATAAGTTGAGTAATCAGTTGTTAACATCTCTAACATTTTGCGATTGGTGGTTGAGAGTAGAAAAGCACTATTTTAATTAA